A genome region from Flavobacterium sp. CFS9 includes the following:
- a CDS encoding M20/M25/M40 family metallo-hydrolase, whose amino-acid sequence MKKTILLTALVLNGLTSFAQSNDEKNIKLFYKKALTESKCYTWLEYLSNDIGSRLSGSASAEKAVQYTKRQLETLGLDKVYLQEVMVPHWVRGEKETAYILDNKKKTVVPICALGGSVATPKTGLTAEVIEVKGIKELAELGDKVKGKIVFYNRPMDPENIETFKSYGACVDQRYAGAKEAAKLGAVGTIVRSMNLRLDDFPHTGAQSYGDLPKEQYIPTAAISTNGAELLSKSLKVNPSLKFYFKQSCETLPDVLSYNVIGEMTGTENPGNIMVVGGHLDSWDLADGSHDDGAGVVQSMEVVRILKNLNYKPKNTIRVVLFMNEENGGKGGAKYEEVSKQKNENHIFALESDSGGFSPRGFSIEADDANFKKIAGFKDLFEPYLVHSFTIGHAGSDINHLTSKSIVKAGLKPDSQRYFDYHHAANDKFNAINKRELELGAATMTTLMYLMDQGGIVLPAAN is encoded by the coding sequence ATGAAAAAAACAATTCTGTTAACTGCATTAGTTTTAAACGGATTAACATCTTTTGCGCAGTCAAATGATGAGAAAAACATTAAATTATTTTATAAAAAGGCCCTGACCGAGTCTAAATGTTATACCTGGTTAGAATATTTGTCTAACGACATCGGAAGCCGTTTGTCAGGTTCTGCAAGTGCCGAAAAAGCAGTGCAGTACACGAAAAGACAATTAGAAACCCTTGGTCTTGACAAAGTTTATCTACAGGAAGTAATGGTTCCGCATTGGGTGCGCGGCGAAAAAGAAACCGCTTATATTTTAGATAATAAAAAGAAAACGGTAGTGCCAATTTGTGCTTTAGGAGGATCAGTTGCTACCCCTAAAACGGGACTTACAGCTGAGGTAATTGAAGTAAAAGGAATTAAAGAACTGGCTGAGTTAGGTGATAAAGTAAAAGGTAAAATTGTGTTCTACAACAGACCAATGGATCCGGAAAATATCGAAACCTTTAAATCTTACGGAGCCTGTGTAGATCAAAGATATGCCGGTGCAAAAGAAGCAGCAAAATTAGGAGCTGTCGGAACAATTGTGCGTTCGATGAACCTGCGTTTAGACGATTTCCCGCATACAGGAGCCCAAAGTTATGGTGACTTGCCAAAAGAGCAATATATTCCAACTGCGGCAATCAGTACAAACGGAGCGGAGTTGTTGAGTAAATCTTTAAAAGTAAATCCGTCGTTGAAATTTTATTTCAAACAATCCTGTGAGACTTTGCCGGATGTTTTATCGTATAACGTAATTGGAGAAATGACCGGAACAGAAAATCCTGGCAATATTATGGTTGTCGGCGGGCATTTAGATTCCTGGGATTTAGCCGATGGTTCACACGACGATGGAGCAGGAGTGGTTCAAAGTATGGAAGTGGTTCGAATTTTGAAAAACTTAAACTATAAGCCTAAAAATACCATTCGTGTTGTTCTTTTTATGAATGAAGAGAATGGCGGAAAAGGTGGAGCTAAGTATGAAGAAGTTTCAAAACAAAAGAACGAGAATCATATTTTTGCGTTAGAGAGCGATTCCGGTGGATTTTCTCCAAGAGGATTCTCAATTGAAGCAGATGATGCTAATTTCAAGAAAATAGCCGGATTTAAAGACCTTTTTGAGCCTTATTTGGTGCATAGTTTTACTATTGGACATGCAGGATCAGATATCAATCATTTAACCTCTAAATCGATTGTAAAAGCAGGTTTAAAACCGGATTCACAACGTTATTTTGATTATCACCACGCGGCAAACGATAAGTTTAATGCTATTAACAAAAGAGAACTGGAGCTTGGAGCTGCAACCATGACTACTTTGATGTATTTAATGGATCAGGGTGGAATTGTTCTTCCGGCTGCAAACTAA
- a CDS encoding ATP-binding protein has product MFDSTPKYSQNNLHFFSQFEDFFDSSPDLLCIAGFDGYFKRINPSMSKLLGYTEEEILSRPINDFILEADKLSTTNARKELTQDIGLYNFENRYVTKSGGIVWLLWSSFPVPKDRLVYAVAKNITFRKELEQERNLHLAELTKLNKELRQLTYTTAHDLRSPVNNILAVFDLLDKSTITDPETIEFISIIETSTQSLKKTLIDHVALLDKKNEEDDQLEVLNFEAVLKEVLDSINSLVHNSKAKISIDFSGAETILFNKTSLKSIFLNLITNSIKYSKPGFLPFISFHSLNINGTTQLIISDNGIGFDMEKVKDKIFGLHQTFNSNKDSNGIGLYLVYNHVTNLGGHIDVESNPNKGAKFTITFKS; this is encoded by the coding sequence ATGTTCGATAGCACACCTAAATATTCCCAAAATAATCTGCATTTTTTCTCGCAGTTTGAAGATTTTTTTGATTCTTCACCCGATTTATTGTGTATTGCCGGTTTTGATGGATATTTTAAAAGAATAAATCCTTCCATGTCTAAGTTATTGGGCTATACGGAAGAAGAAATACTCTCAAGACCCATAAACGATTTTATTCTTGAAGCCGATAAACTGAGTACGACAAATGCTCGCAAAGAACTTACTCAGGATATTGGTTTGTACAATTTTGAAAATCGATATGTGACTAAAAGTGGTGGTATCGTTTGGCTTTTATGGAGTTCTTTTCCGGTTCCCAAAGACAGACTAGTTTATGCCGTTGCCAAAAACATTACTTTTAGAAAAGAGCTGGAACAGGAAAGAAATCTTCACTTGGCAGAACTCACCAAACTCAACAAAGAACTCAGACAGCTTACTTATACTACAGCACACGATTTAAGGTCTCCTGTAAACAATATACTTGCAGTTTTTGATCTACTGGACAAATCTACTATTACAGATCCTGAAACGATCGAATTCATCTCAATTATTGAAACTTCTACTCAGAGTTTAAAGAAAACACTAATTGATCATGTGGCACTTCTGGATAAAAAAAATGAAGAAGACGATCAGTTGGAAGTTCTGAATTTTGAAGCTGTGCTGAAAGAAGTTTTAGACTCCATTAATTCTTTAGTTCATAATTCGAAAGCAAAAATTTCAATTGATTTCTCAGGGGCAGAAACAATTCTTTTCAACAAAACCTCCTTAAAAAGTATATTCCTGAATCTGATTACCAATTCGATTAAGTATTCAAAACCCGGTTTTTTGCCATTTATCAGTTTTCATTCCCTTAATATTAACGGAACCACACAGCTGATTATTTCGGATAATGGAATTGGTTTTGATATGGAAAAAGTAAAAGACAAAATTTTTGGATTACATCAGACATTTAACTCAAACAAAGACAGTAACGGAATCGGACTCTATCTGGTTTATAATCATGTAACGAATCTTGGCGGTCATATTGACGTGGAAAGTAATCCCAACAAAGGGGCAAAATTTACGATCACGTTTAAAAGTTAA
- a CDS encoding YiiX family permuted papain-like enzyme gives MKKSKYLFPVITFLLSFGCALFVALKVFPNNPFSHTKTKEEATLQTKIQDGDIIFQTSQSPQCEAVRIATNSKFSHCGIIYDINGKWFVFEAVQPVKLTPFDEWIQHGKDSKYLVKRLKNSDKVLTPAVLQKMKAYSQQFDGKEYDAFFEWSDTRIYCSELIWKIYKNVTNIELSKLKQLKDFNLTDQRVQKIIRERYGNNIPLDEKVVAPVDLANSDLLKTVIDTY, from the coding sequence ATGAAAAAATCAAAATATCTCTTTCCGGTTATTACCTTCTTACTTAGTTTTGGCTGTGCTTTATTTGTTGCCCTGAAGGTTTTTCCTAACAACCCGTTTTCCCATACCAAAACAAAGGAAGAAGCGACTTTACAAACTAAAATTCAGGATGGGGATATAATTTTTCAAACCTCTCAATCTCCACAATGTGAAGCCGTAAGAATTGCTACAAACTCCAAATTTTCTCACTGCGGTATTATTTACGATATCAACGGAAAATGGTTTGTTTTTGAAGCAGTTCAACCCGTAAAACTTACTCCTTTTGACGAATGGATTCAGCATGGAAAAGATTCTAAATATCTTGTAAAGCGATTAAAAAACTCAGATAAAGTTTTAACTCCTGCTGTTCTTCAAAAAATGAAGGCCTACAGCCAGCAATTTGACGGAAAAGAATACGATGCTTTTTTTGAGTGGAGTGATACCCGAATTTACTGCTCTGAACTGATTTGGAAAATTTATAAAAATGTCACAAACATCGAATTATCAAAACTGAAACAGTTGAAGGATTTTAATTTAACCGATCAAAGAGTACAAAAAATAATCAGGGAAAGATACGGAAATAACATTCCGCTCGACGAAAAAGTGGTCGCACCTGTTGATTTGGCTAATTCTGACCTCCTAAAAACGGTTATTGACACCTACTAA
- the kdsA gene encoding 3-deoxy-8-phosphooctulonate synthase has product MNIQHIPQIKHTESGNFFLLAGPCAIEGEEMALRIAEKLVGITDNLQIPYVFKGSFKKANRSRIDSFSGIGDEKALKILRKVSETFNVPTVTDIHTNEDAAMAAQYVDVLQIPAFLVRQTDLVVAAANTGKTVNLKKGQFMSPESMKHAVQKVLDCNNQNVMVTDRGTMFGYQDMIVDYRGIPTMQQYATTVLDVTHSLQQPNQTAGVTGGRPDMIETVAKAGIAVGVDGIFIETHFDPANAKSDGANMLHLDYFEGLMTKLVAIRKTVNSF; this is encoded by the coding sequence ATGAACATACAACATATTCCACAAATTAAGCATACTGAAAGCGGCAACTTCTTTTTATTGGCAGGACCTTGCGCTATTGAAGGAGAAGAAATGGCTCTTAGAATTGCAGAAAAATTAGTTGGTATTACCGACAATCTTCAGATTCCTTATGTATTTAAAGGATCTTTCAAAAAAGCCAACCGTTCCAGAATCGATAGTTTCTCAGGAATTGGTGACGAAAAAGCATTAAAAATATTGCGAAAAGTTTCAGAGACTTTTAACGTTCCAACCGTAACCGACATTCATACCAATGAAGATGCTGCAATGGCGGCACAATACGTTGACGTTCTGCAGATTCCGGCCTTTCTGGTTCGCCAGACTGATTTGGTGGTAGCTGCTGCAAATACAGGAAAGACAGTAAACCTGAAAAAAGGGCAATTCATGAGTCCGGAAAGTATGAAACATGCAGTACAAAAAGTACTGGATTGTAACAACCAAAATGTTATGGTTACAGATCGTGGTACTATGTTTGGCTATCAGGATATGATTGTTGATTACAGAGGAATTCCTACTATGCAGCAATACGCTACTACGGTTTTGGATGTGACACACTCGTTACAACAACCTAACCAGACCGCAGGTGTTACAGGCGGAAGACCGGACATGATTGAAACAGTTGCCAAAGCAGGTATTGCTGTTGGTGTTGACGGTATCTTTATCGAAACTCATTTTGACCCTGCTAATGCAAAAAGTGATGGTGCTAATATGCTTCATTTAGACTATTTCGAAGGTTTAATGACTAAATTGGTAGCCATCAGAAAAACGGTTAACTCATTTTAA
- a CDS encoding 2-dehydro-3-deoxyphosphooctonate aldolase, protein MKKIALFIVLVISATSCISTKSTLKNVDDNAPDLVLKKDNTFSITLFSNDKKYGYDPDYPVNLFFQNTRNEALNETRFLNALAGPNGEKITYTRLETCCPFPTKRSDMGAGFLNVYELKWDGQKKPVKLYLNIYEKGILMVPMGLRLKSN, encoded by the coding sequence ATGAAAAAAATAGCCCTTTTTATTGTTCTCGTCATCAGCGCAACATCTTGTATAAGCACAAAATCGACTTTAAAAAATGTAGATGACAATGCTCCTGATCTTGTTTTAAAGAAAGACAATACATTCTCCATTACACTTTTCAGCAACGATAAAAAATACGGTTACGACCCTGATTATCCAGTAAACCTCTTTTTCCAGAATACCCGAAATGAAGCTCTAAACGAAACTCGTTTTTTAAACGCTTTAGCAGGTCCAAATGGTGAAAAAATAACCTATACCCGCTTAGAAACCTGCTGTCCTTTTCCAACCAAAAGAAGCGACATGGGTGCCGGATTCCTGAATGTATATGAACTGAAATGGGACGGGCAAAAGAAACCTGTAAAACTCTACCTGAACATTTATGAAAAAGGTATTTTAATGGTTCCAATGGGATTGCGTTTGAAGAGCAATTAA
- a CDS encoding lysoplasmalogenase: MRNHYIFKSFIAVSILYLIILFLEYQNLDLFLKPVLVPLLGFGVYFNGKFPSKNILLGALLFSWLGDVILLFADIGEIYFILGLLFFLIAHLMYCVLFNKQTKRNTHINKVLFAIGSLFIAFYLVGMIIFLMPNLGELKIPVIIYAAVISTMLLFAFNGSLTWKKAGSLYVLAGAVSFVISDSILAFNKFHAPIEKSSFFIMLTYLVAQYLIVIGILKLNTKKAD; the protein is encoded by the coding sequence ATGAGAAATCACTACATCTTTAAATCCTTTATTGCTGTCAGCATTCTATATCTAATTATTTTGTTTCTGGAATACCAAAATTTGGACTTGTTTCTAAAACCTGTTTTGGTACCTCTATTGGGATTCGGAGTTTATTTTAATGGAAAGTTTCCGTCAAAAAATATCCTTTTGGGAGCATTATTGTTTTCCTGGCTGGGTGATGTCATCCTGCTTTTTGCTGATATTGGTGAGATTTACTTTATTTTAGGGTTGCTTTTTTTCTTAATTGCTCACCTGATGTATTGCGTTCTCTTCAACAAACAGACAAAAAGAAATACTCACATCAATAAAGTTCTTTTTGCAATTGGCAGTCTGTTCATCGCTTTTTATTTAGTTGGTATGATTATATTTTTGATGCCTAATCTGGGTGAATTAAAAATCCCAGTAATCATTTATGCAGCCGTAATTTCGACCATGTTACTGTTTGCTTTTAACGGTAGTCTGACCTGGAAAAAAGCAGGCAGTCTTTATGTTTTAGCAGGAGCTGTTTCATTTGTTATTTCTGATAGTATTCTGGCTTTCAATAAATTTCATGCTCCTATCGAAAAAAGTTCCTTTTTTATAATGCTTACCTATCTTGTGGCACAATATCTGATTGTAATTGGTATTTTAAAACTAAATACTAAAAAAGCAGATTAA
- a CDS encoding sterol desaturase family protein, translated as MEEYGKILIIATPIFLVLIIIEKLYGIYKKNDTAPLIDSVSSISSGITNSVKDVLGLSLTFISYEWLVSKIALYHLEANVLSYCIAFFVIDFYGYWSHRWAHQINLFWNKHAIHHSSEEFNLACALRQPIASLVNLFTFLLIPAALLGVPASVIAITLPLHLFLQFWYHTKHINKMGFLEHIIVTPSHHRVHHAINPEYLDKNHSQIFIFWDKLFGTFQAELDDVPPVFGITRPAQTWNPIRINFQHLTLLIKDAWRAENWKDKLTIWFKPTGWRPENFEEKYPVTKIENVFAFNKYGTQNSQKLIYWSVTQMLITLLFVTYLFDNVAKIGLPNIFLYGFFILITIYSYSELMDKSKYAIFWEGLRFSIAIGIIMYYGDWFGLNQVIPFSNPVILTYLTLSFLITIYFVSIDFKNYQTQPVNS; from the coding sequence ATGGAAGAATACGGAAAGATATTGATTATTGCCACGCCGATTTTTTTAGTATTAATTATAATCGAAAAATTATACGGCATTTATAAAAAGAACGACACCGCTCCTTTAATAGACAGCGTATCGAGTATCAGCTCCGGAATTACCAATTCAGTCAAGGACGTCCTGGGATTGAGTCTTACTTTCATTTCGTATGAATGGCTGGTTTCTAAAATTGCGCTTTATCATTTGGAAGCCAACGTGCTTTCGTATTGTATTGCCTTTTTTGTCATTGATTTTTACGGCTATTGGAGTCATCGATGGGCGCATCAGATTAATCTTTTCTGGAACAAACATGCCATACACCACAGCAGCGAAGAATTTAACCTTGCGTGTGCATTGCGCCAGCCTATCGCGAGTCTGGTTAATTTGTTTACCTTTTTACTGATTCCGGCTGCATTGTTAGGAGTTCCGGCTTCAGTAATAGCCATTACCCTTCCGCTTCATTTGTTTCTACAGTTTTGGTACCATACCAAACACATCAATAAAATGGGCTTTCTGGAACACATCATCGTTACGCCTTCACACCATCGCGTACATCATGCCATAAATCCTGAATATTTAGATAAAAACCATTCTCAGATTTTTATTTTCTGGGACAAACTTTTTGGTACTTTTCAAGCTGAATTAGACGATGTCCCTCCTGTTTTTGGCATTACAAGACCGGCACAAACCTGGAACCCTATCCGAATTAATTTTCAGCATTTAACTTTACTGATTAAGGACGCCTGGCGTGCCGAAAACTGGAAAGATAAACTCACGATCTGGTTTAAACCCACCGGCTGGAGACCTGAAAATTTTGAAGAAAAATATCCGGTAACCAAAATTGAAAATGTATTTGCCTTTAATAAATATGGCACTCAAAATTCTCAAAAATTAATTTACTGGTCGGTAACTCAAATGTTGATCACGCTATTGTTTGTGACCTATTTATTTGATAATGTTGCCAAAATCGGATTGCCCAATATCTTCCTCTACGGCTTTTTTATTCTGATTACCATTTACAGTTACAGTGAGTTAATGGACAAAAGCAAATATGCCATTTTTTGGGAAGGTTTGCGCTTTAGTATTGCCATTGGTATTATCATGTACTATGGAGACTGGTTTGGCTTAAACCAGGTTATCCCCTTTAGCAATCCTGTTATTTTAACCTATTTAACCTTATCATTTTTAATTACAATTTACTTTGTAAGTATTGATTTTAAAAACTACCAAACTCAACCTGTTAATTCATAA
- a CDS encoding ATP-dependent Clp protease adaptor ClpS, whose product MSTKEKVRERVREKEATGFNNEIIVYNDDVNTFDHVIDTLMRVCSHTPEQAEQCSLIVHYNGKCTVKTGPIEKLKPQCTQLLEAGLSAEIV is encoded by the coding sequence ATGAGTACTAAAGAAAAAGTAAGAGAAAGAGTTCGCGAAAAGGAAGCGACAGGTTTCAATAACGAAATCATTGTTTACAACGACGATGTAAACACTTTTGACCATGTAATTGACACTTTGATGCGTGTTTGCAGTCATACCCCAGAGCAAGCAGAACAATGTTCCCTAATTGTACATTACAACGGAAAATGCACTGTAAAAACAGGGCCTATTGAAAAATTAAAACCGCAATGTACCCAACTTTTGGAAGCCGGATTAAGCGCCGAAATTGTTTAA
- the prmA gene encoding 50S ribosomal protein L11 methyltransferase, with protein MSNIYLGYHFTIEPKEPGSEILIAELGEKAFETFTETENGISAYVKKDLWNENILDDIYILQSEEFKIEYTIEEIDQVNWNEEWEKNFEPIDVDGKCHVRAPFHEKTNAEFDIVIEPKMSFGTGHHETTHMMIQHLLEIDVKDLKTLDMGCGTAILAILAEMKGAQPIDAIDIDNWCYLNSIENAERNNCQHISVYEGDAALLAGKKYDLIIANINRNILLNDMQRYVDCLNPKGILLLSGFYEEDIPFIDASCTEKGLTYVKKFQRNNWVSLKYVN; from the coding sequence ATGTCGAATATATATTTAGGGTACCATTTTACAATTGAGCCAAAAGAACCGGGTTCAGAAATTTTAATTGCTGAATTAGGCGAAAAAGCGTTTGAAACTTTTACGGAAACGGAGAACGGAATTTCGGCTTACGTGAAAAAAGATTTATGGAACGAAAATATTTTGGACGACATTTATATTTTACAATCCGAAGAATTCAAGATCGAATACACTATTGAAGAAATCGATCAGGTGAACTGGAATGAGGAATGGGAAAAGAATTTTGAACCTATTGATGTAGACGGAAAATGCCATGTTCGTGCTCCTTTTCATGAGAAAACGAATGCTGAATTTGATATTGTAATCGAACCAAAAATGAGTTTCGGAACCGGTCATCATGAAACTACGCACATGATGATTCAGCATTTACTGGAAATCGATGTCAAAGATCTGAAAACTCTGGATATGGGTTGCGGAACAGCTATTTTAGCCATTTTAGCCGAAATGAAAGGTGCTCAGCCAATCGACGCTATCGATATCGACAACTGGTGCTACCTGAACTCTATCGAAAATGCTGAACGCAATAATTGCCAGCACATCTCCGTTTATGAAGGCGACGCCGCCTTGCTAGCCGGGAAAAAATACGATTTAATCATTGCCAACATCAACCGAAATATCTTACTAAACGATATGCAGCGTTATGTTGATTGTTTAAATCCAAAAGGAATACTGCTTTTGAGCGGTTTTTATGAGGAAGACATTCCTTTTATCGATGCTTCCTGCACCGAAAAAGGTTTAACATATGTTAAAAAGTTTCAAAGAAATAACTGGGTTTCATTAAAATACGTAAATTAG
- the tpiA gene encoding triose-phosphate isomerase, with protein sequence MRKKIVAGNWKMHKNAAQTEELLNELIAKIPAQTTAQVIVAPTFVNLQAAATKLKNTTIGVAAQNVHQAEGGAFTGEISADMLISVGVNTVILGHSERRAIFHETDALIANKVDTALKHDMTVIFCFGEELKDRQSGNHFNIVENQLRDGLFHIAKESWSKIVLAYEPVWAIGTGETASPEQAQEMHEFIREVIRKAFGTDIADEVSILYGGSVKPENAKEIFSKPDVDGGLIGGAALKADDFLAIVTAV encoded by the coding sequence ATGAGAAAAAAGATTGTCGCAGGAAACTGGAAAATGCATAAAAACGCAGCACAAACTGAAGAATTATTAAACGAACTAATCGCTAAAATACCTGCACAAACTACTGCACAAGTAATTGTGGCACCAACTTTTGTAAACTTGCAGGCAGCAGCTACCAAATTAAAAAACACTACTATCGGTGTTGCAGCGCAAAACGTTCATCAGGCTGAAGGCGGTGCTTTTACAGGAGAAATTTCTGCTGACATGTTGATCAGTGTGGGCGTAAATACCGTAATTCTGGGTCACTCTGAGCGTAGAGCTATTTTTCACGAAACAGATGCTTTAATTGCCAATAAAGTAGATACTGCTTTAAAACATGACATGACTGTAATTTTCTGTTTCGGAGAGGAATTAAAAGACCGTCAGTCTGGTAATCACTTTAATATTGTTGAAAACCAATTGCGCGACGGATTATTCCACATCGCAAAAGAATCCTGGTCTAAAATTGTTTTGGCTTACGAGCCAGTTTGGGCAATTGGAACAGGAGAAACGGCTTCACCGGAGCAAGCACAGGAAATGCACGAATTTATCAGAGAGGTTATTCGTAAAGCATTTGGTACAGACATCGCTGACGAAGTTTCTATTCTTTACGGTGGTTCTGTTAAACCTGAAAACGCCAAAGAAATCTTCTCTAAACCAGACGTAGATGGTGGTTTAATTGGTGGTGCAGCTTTAAAAGCGGATGACTTTTTAGCAATTGTTACTGCTGTCTAG
- a CDS encoding TlpA family protein disulfide reductase, whose translation MKQITLIFIAFITFSCSQAQKTSFSKDALSEKLLAADDSQVAFKNILKKYKGKTLLIEVWASWCGDCVKAMPQLKELQAKNPTVSYLFLSADKTADKWKAGIEKHELKGDHFMMNDGMKGVFGKAIDLDWIPRYIIVDKTGKIVLYRAIEKDFDKINETLKGLK comes from the coding sequence ATGAAACAAATAACGCTAATCTTTATTGCATTTATCACTTTTTCATGCTCACAGGCTCAGAAAACCAGTTTTTCTAAAGATGCTTTGTCTGAAAAATTATTAGCAGCTGATGATAGTCAGGTTGCTTTCAAAAACATTCTAAAAAAATACAAAGGCAAAACTTTGTTAATTGAAGTTTGGGCTTCGTGGTGTGGCGACTGTGTAAAAGCAATGCCTCAGCTTAAAGAATTACAAGCTAAAAACCCTACTGTTTCGTACTTATTCCTTTCTGCGGACAAAACTGCTGATAAATGGAAAGCCGGAATTGAAAAACATGAGTTAAAAGGCGATCATTTCATGATGAACGACGGTATGAAAGGTGTTTTTGGAAAAGCAATTGATTTAGACTGGATTCCGAGATACATCATTGTAGACAAAACCGGAAAAATTGTACTATATCGTGCCATTGAGAAAGATTTTGATAAAATCAATGAAACATTAAAAGGTTTAAAATAA
- a CDS encoding BT_3928 family protein produces the protein MKNILTQFSRLFVGVLFIISGLIKLNDPVGFSYKLAEYFSEPVFNMPFLEPLALGLAIFLVILEVVLGVMLLVGYKSKLTIWALLLLIVFFTFLTFYSAYFDVVKDCGCFGDALHLTPWQSFTKDVVLLFFILILFINKKLVKPLFSKAVTNILTLISIVLCVIMAVWVLNHNPIKDFRPYKVGSNIEKGMEIPEGAPKSVVEMIFIYKVNGVDKEFTEKDLMNIPEGAVFVDRKDKVITEGYVPPIHDFTMTKDDSDYKDELLKEPKLLVFVTYDLTLSNPEGMKKLETLNKEAKTKGYKVIAMTASGPDEIKKAKKQYGLDVDFYFCDATTLKTIERANPSIVVLQKGTVVQKVHYNDISDLKL, from the coding sequence ATGAAAAACATTCTTACTCAATTCTCCCGATTATTTGTCGGAGTACTTTTTATTATTTCCGGACTCATTAAACTAAACGATCCGGTTGGTTTCTCCTATAAATTAGCCGAGTATTTCAGTGAGCCGGTTTTCAACATGCCATTTCTGGAGCCATTGGCTTTAGGATTAGCTATCTTTTTAGTAATTCTGGAAGTAGTTCTGGGTGTGATGTTATTGGTAGGATACAAATCAAAACTTACGATTTGGGCTTTATTACTCCTAATCGTTTTCTTCACTTTCCTTACTTTTTACTCTGCTTATTTTGATGTGGTTAAAGACTGTGGATGTTTCGGAGACGCACTACACTTAACTCCTTGGCAATCTTTCACCAAAGATGTGGTTTTACTTTTCTTTATTCTGATCTTATTCATCAATAAAAAACTGGTAAAACCTTTATTTTCAAAAGCCGTTACCAATATTCTCACTTTAATAAGTATCGTTTTGTGTGTTATTATGGCCGTTTGGGTACTTAATCATAATCCAATCAAAGATTTCCGTCCGTATAAAGTAGGAAGCAATATCGAGAAGGGAATGGAAATTCCGGAAGGCGCTCCAAAATCTGTTGTGGAAATGATTTTCATTTACAAAGTAAATGGTGTTGACAAAGAGTTTACAGAAAAAGACCTGATGAACATTCCGGAAGGTGCTGTGTTTGTAGACCGTAAAGACAAAGTGATTACAGAAGGTTATGTACCGCCAATTCACGATTTCACGATGACTAAAGATGATTCTGATTACAAAGACGAATTATTGAAAGAGCCTAAATTATTGGTATTTGTGACGTATGATCTAACATTATCTAATCCTGAAGGAATGAAAAAATTAGAAACACTGAACAAAGAAGCTAAAACCAAAGGTTATAAAGTAATTGCAATGACCGCTTCTGGTCCCGATGAAATTAAAAAAGCCAAAAAACAATACGGTTTAGATGTTGATTTCTATTTCTGTGACGCCACTACTCTAAAAACAATTGAAAGAGCTAATCCAAGTATTGTAGTACTGCAAAAAGGAACTGTGGTTCAAAAAGTACATTACAACGATATCAGCGATTTAAAATTATAA
- a CDS encoding DUF1599 domain-containing protein — MKNTSLEFDNVITVCRTLFINKMKDYGSAWRILRLPSLTDQIFIKAQRIRSLQENEVRKIDEDEKGEFIGIINYSIMALIQLELGVVDQPDLDVEKATELYDAQVKLTKELMEAKNHDYGEAWRDMRVSSLTDLILQKILRVKQIEDNKGKTIVSEGIDANYQDMINYSVFALILNPINK, encoded by the coding sequence ATGAAGAATACTTCCCTTGAATTTGATAATGTAATTACGGTTTGCCGTACTTTGTTTATTAATAAAATGAAAGATTACGGCAGTGCGTGGCGTATATTAAGATTGCCATCCCTGACTGATCAGATTTTTATAAAAGCACAAAGAATCAGAAGTCTGCAGGAAAATGAAGTCCGTAAAATAGACGAAGATGAAAAAGGCGAATTCATAGGAATCATCAATTATTCGATCATGGCACTGATTCAGTTAGAGCTTGGAGTTGTCGATCAGCCTGATTTAGATGTTGAAAAAGCAACCGAACTTTATGATGCTCAGGTGAAGCTAACCAAAGAGTTAATGGAAGCCAAAAATCATGATTACGGCGAGGCCTGGCGTGACATGCGTGTAAGTTCTCTGACGGATCTGATTCTGCAAAAAATACTTCGCGTAAAACAAATCGAAGACAACAAAGGTAAAACTATAGTATCGGAAGGTATCGATGCCAATTATCAGGATATGATTAATTATTCTGTTTTCGCTTTAATCTTAAATCCAATAAACAAATAA